CGCTTATCCCCACGAGTTTCAATAGGGCTTCCACCACTTCCTGCGTCGCTTCTTCCCAGCGTCCTCGGCGTAGACCTCGTGGTAGGGCTATTGGTCCGAATCGCACACGAATCAGTCGGCTCACCTGGACGCCCTGTGATTCCCACAGGCGGCGTACCTCTCGGTTACGTCCCTCTTTGAGTACCCCATGGTACCAATGATTCGCCCCCTCGCCCCCCGCGTCGGTTAGACGTTCAAAACGGGCCGGCCCATCCTCCAGATCTACCCCAGCACACAGAGTTTTGAGCATATCTTCGCTTACCGGACCCAAGATACGCATTGCATACTCCCGTTCCAATTCACGGGCAGGGTGCATGAGGCGATGCGCCAATTCTCCATCGGTAGTGAGGATGATCAATCCACTGGTATTGAAATCCAGACGTCCTATAGTTACCCATCGGCTGTTGCGTACCAGAGGTAAGTGATCGAATAGGGTCGGACGACCTTGAGGATCTTTTCTGGTGCAAACCTCTCCCTCCGGTTTGTGGTAGAGCAACACCCGTCGACGGGCAGAATGTGCGCGTAGTGGTACCGGTTGACCATCAATGCGGATGTGTTCCCGCCCGGTCACTCGTTGGCCGAGGGTAGCCCGTACCCCATCCACGGAGATTCTGCCCGCCTCAATCCATGTTTCAACCTCTCGCCGTGAGCCAACACCCGCTCGCGCTAACACCTTGTGCAGTTTCTCGTCGTTCATAGTGACCTAATCTGAATAACAGAATGTTAAAATCTAAAGTGGTTGTCATTCTGATGGTGTGCCGATTCTGTTACTTAACCCAAGTTACTACCTATGCGGCGAGAAACGAAAAAACCCCTCTCCCGGCCCTCTCCCGGAGGGAGAGGGGAGAAAAACGCGCTAGGTAGCAACTTGGGTTACTTATTATTAAGTTAAATGGCAGCATCGAATTTTCAACGATTCACAAACAATTCAACTACGATACCATGTATTTTTCCAATATTGAGAGAGAAATTGTTTTCGAGTAAGCCGTTTGATTCTGGTGCGTAACGACAAGCTAACCGGTGTGCGCTGAAAACCCAAACCATTCAAAACTAGCCCTAAAGCACACGTCCGCCTGAACGACTTGACATGACCCGAAACCATATCAATTTATGCTTACCTTTCAACGAGGTAGAGCAAAACATTCCGTATTTCATCATGGAATCCTATCTGCATTGGAGGTAACTCCTCTGTGCGACGCTGTAACCCTTGCGTCGGGCATTATAACGGTCACGAGGACAAATCGCGAGGGGAGTTCAAATTTTCCAATTTGGACGCGGTGAAACGGTTGAAGCAAAAGGGGTATCGAGCTGCATCGTTACGTCGGATATATATCCCGAAGAAAAACAGAAGGAAACGTTTGTCAGGCATTCCTGCGATGTTCAACCGCGCCCAGCAAGCCCTACACTGTACGATCTGTTGACCGCCACGTAGCGGCATAATGAACCTAGCCGTAGGTTTAATCCACGGTTGAATGCTTTACATCAAAGCCAATAAATCATCTGGTCGATAGAAAAATTCTAAAGTTCCTTCACCCAGTTGGGGAAGCCGTGGAAAGCGTAAACCCAACAAGGAACTTTTACGGAACTTGATAATGGGACCAGCATTAGGTCCCAACAATAACCCAGCGACAACACTAAGGTCGGGCTCATGACCGACCAGCATTATCATTTCACGATGACTAAAGGTGGCGAGCAGCTCTAATACCGCTGTGGGAGAATAACCTGCCCCGAGGATATCATTGAATTCCAGGTTATCCTTGCGAC
Above is a genomic segment from Gammaproteobacteria bacterium containing:
- a CDS encoding hypothetical protein (Evidence 5 : Unknown function), with translation MVSGHVKSFRRTCALGLVLNGLGFQRTPVSLSLRTRIKRLTRKQFLSQYWKNTWYRS
- the rluB gene encoding 23S rRNA pseudouridine(2605) synthase codes for the protein MNDEKLHKVLARAGVGSRREVETWIEAGRISVDGVRATLGQRVTGREHIRIDGQPVPLRAHSARRRVLLYHKPEGEVCTRKDPQGRPTLFDHLPLVRNSRWVTIGRLDFNTSGLIILTTDGELAHRLMHPARELEREYAMRILGPVSEDMLKTLCAGVDLEDGPARFERLTDAGGEGANHWYHGVLKEGRNREVRRLWESQGVQVSRLIRVRFGPIALPRGLRRGRWEEATQEVVEALLKLVGISDASNSEQVAKSRPAGRQSGRHQDSRSSHASPKKDETKKRY
- a CDS encoding phosphohistidine phosphatase; the protein is MDLILLRHAQAEKSDVERYPDDDLRPLSELGIKRQRKIAKAIYTMGLRPDRIVSSLRLRARQTAEITATVLGRKDNLEFNDILGAGYSPTAVLELLATFSHREMIMLVGHEPDLSVVAGLLLGPNAGPIIKFRKSSLLGLRFPRLPQLGEGTLEFFYRPDDLLALM